The following are from one region of the Salvia hispanica cultivar TCC Black 2014 chromosome 1, UniMelb_Shisp_WGS_1.0, whole genome shotgun sequence genome:
- the LOC125194865 gene encoding uncharacterized protein LOC125194865: protein MAPWRDNPCFRWADGNQQLQLQYPGPAEAQQNCPNCRQEGPQHNSNWSGKNQEGPNNWSYRNQGDQPNWNNRNQSKQGSSYVPPHQRNAMGNNQNFQHTHQGNQGSGSQFSNNQGGQGNYRPNQGSGPGHNQGTSSIQPNYKPLRNLDDMVHDLVNSQQHMQNNMQANNDVVHKIQDAQQEQKSAMDMLAKQMSQLATSLNEMRGHEGRIPASVKPPDRANISQITLRSGRGYEGPVMKDDESVPPMTSKEDEKLTTDQGDTEIRNTRVEDGLQKSDLEKPLPRMADPFFLDPEPEVEIEEVRKEIGESSVGGPAGTLKRMKLFPHRGEAKKKKDDTEDFMEIFGKLEINLPFLQALKLPTFSKFIKEFIAGKTKPDGKIVIGENVSVVIQKRRMPSKCTDPGMFTLPISLGDIKIEHAMCDLGASINVLPLSIYKKMIGVSLVDTKVVIQLADRTCISPEGVLENVIVKVHDFLYPADFHVIKMSDNESAESSGVLLGRPFLRTAKTIIDVFDGTICLDYHGEKYTFSIDEAMKKPLDVENLHVVDVINPLVQEYLETELMQEQFNNSELSQSVDKEVAGWCETLLTRT, encoded by the coding sequence ATGGCACCATGGAGAGACAACCCCTGTTTCAGGTGGGCCGATGGGAACCAACAGCTCCAACTACAGTACCCAGGTCCAGCAGAAGCCCAACAGAATTGTCCTAACTGTAGACAAGAAGGACCACAACATAATTCGAACTGGTCAGGAAAGAATCAGGAAGGGCCAAACAACTGGAGTTATCGCAATCAAGGGGATCAACCCAATTGGAACAATAGGAACCAGAGTAAACAAGGGAGTTCTTATGTGCCACCACACCAGAGGAACGCCATGGGAAACAATCAGAATTTCCAGCATACACACCAGGGAAATCAAGGATCAGGGAGTCAGTTCAGCAACAATCAAGGAGGTCAAGGGAACTATCGCCCAAATCAGGGGAGTGGACCGGGCCATAATCAAGGGACAAGTTCCATTCAGCCGAACTATAAGCCTCTGAGGAATCTGGATGATATGGTACACGACCTAGTCAACTCTCAACAACATATGCAGAACAATATGCAGGCAAACAATGATGTGGTACACAAAATTCAAGATGCACAACAAGAGCAGAAGTCTGCCATGGATATGTTGGCCAAGCAAATGTCGCAATTGGCCACTTCGTTGAATGAGATGAGGGGACACGAGGGAAGGATACCAGCTTCAGTGAAACCACCTGACCGGGCAAATATCAGTCAGATTACTCTGAGGTCAGGACGGGGCTATGAGGGTCCAGTAATGAAAGATGATGAGAGTGTACCTCCTATGACAAGCAAGGAAGATGAGAAACTGACCACTGATCAAGGGGATACTGAGATAAGGAACACCAGGGTAGAAGATGGCCTTCAAAAAAGTGATTTGGAGAAGCCACTACCTCGTATGGCCgatccatttttcttagacccagAGCCTGAAGTGGAGATTGAGGAAGTAAGGAAAGAAATCGGAGAATCTTCAGTCGGGGGTCCAGCAGGAACGTTGAAGCGCATGAAGCTATTTCCTCACCGAGGGGAGgctaagaagaagaaggatgacACTGAAGACTTCATGGAGATCTTCGGCAAACTGGAAATCAACTTACCGTTCCTACAGGCTCTGAAGCTGCCTACTTTCAGCAAATTCATCAAGGAGTTCATAGCTGGAAAAACCAAACCCGACGGGAAGATAGTAATTGGAGAAAATGTGTCGGTTGTGATACAGAAGAGGAGAATGCCATCaaaatgcacagacccaggtatgttcacttTGCCCATTTCTTTGGGTGACATTAAAATtgagcatgcaatgtgtgatcTAGGAGCCTCGATAAATGTTTTACCACTTTCGATATATAAGAAGATGATAGGGGTAAGTCTGGTTGATACGAAAGTAGTAATTCAGTTAGCCGATAGAACATGCATTTCACCCGAAGGTGTGCTGGAGAATGTGATAGTAaaagtgcatgatttcctGTACCCAGCTGATTTCcatgtaataaaaatgagtgataaCGAATCTGCTGAGTCTAGCGGAGTGCTTTTAGGAAGACCATTCCTACGCACCGCTAAGACTATTATTGATGTGTTTGACGGGACTATATGCCTAGACTACCATGGGGAGAAATACACCTTTAGCATTgatgaagccatgaaaaaaccATTGGATGTGGAAAATTTGCATGttgttgatgttattaaccccctggtccaggaaTACCTTGAGACCGAATTAATGCAGGAACAGTTCAACAATTCGGAGTTGAGTCAGTCTGTTGACAAGGAGGTGGCAGGGTGGTGTGAAACCCTATTAACTCGAACCTGA